The genomic stretch CCTTTTGGTCCGTGGGTGGTGATTATCGCTACTGGACCGTGGGCGAGCCAAGTCTTGGCAGCAGCAAGCGGGTTTTCATCGGGGTATAGCCAGTTAAGATCCTGGGTGCTGACCTTAACTAGCGAAGCAAGTGACAACCAAACCTCGAGTTGCTGCATATAGGCCTGTCGATCGGTGATGAGGGCGGGCCTTATGTTCGGATCGAACACGGTCATGGCTTGTCCTTTGTTAATGGTTAATAGTCTTTGTACGCTGCTAGCCATCGGTTCGCTGAGAAGACTAATTGATCCGTACTGAATAAAGCGGACTGTACCAGGAAACTTAGGTAGAGGATTAGGGTCGTAACAGGTGTCGGCTGTGCCGTTACCAAGGAATTTGAAATGAGCGTCTCCGTCTTGTTCAGAGACAAACGCTAGAGTCGTCGGCTCGTCTCCTCGTTCCACAAAACGGGTATCAATTTCGTTATTGATCATAAAATTGATTATCGCTTCACCGAACATGTCGGTCGATACCTTTGATGCGAAGGCGACCGAACCACCAAGCCTCGAGGTTGCCACTGCCACGTTAAGAGGTGACCCCCCAACGAAGCCTTGGAAGTTTAGGTGACCGGTATCTTTAAAGTCGATCAGAGACTCACCAATGCAGACGACTTTCATGGAGTTCACCTGCTTTCTCTATTTAGAAGCATGGGTGTCAAAAACCTTTCATGACAGGTTCAAGTATACTTGTTGGGGTAAACCTTACCGTTATTGTTTAGGTTGTTGGCGGGACCTTATTAGACAGGGTGGGTAGATACGTCACTAAAAGATGAATCATTCCCCATGCGTGTACTGGAGAGCAATGTTTACTCCCTACCCAGTATCTTCCTCCCATCTTAGAAGTAAATCTTTAATTCCCCTTGACGACTCCTATGCGTGCGATGATATTGCTTAATGAATTGCCAGAGCAATGATAAATGACAACTCTTAGGTCTTGGAAGGAACAGCAGAGTGCCCGATTGCGGGGTGTATTTCCTGGCTGGTGGATGGTGGGGCTTGCAGTAGCTCTTCAGATCCCATTGCACGCCCTTTTCTTTTCTAGTTTCGGCCTTTACTTCCCAATTTTGCAAAGTGAGTTTGGTTGGAGTACGACAGCTATCTCCTTGGCCGTTGTATTGAAACAAATATTAGCAGCGATTCTAAGTCCCATCCAAGGTTGGTTGCTTCACCGTTATGGCCCGAAAGCCGTCATGACAGTTGGCATTGGTTTCATCGTGGTGGGTCTGGTGTCATTCAGTCTGGTAAATTCCCTATCAACCTTTTATTTAGCTCAGCTGGTCATGATGTTTGGTGCCACCCTCACCGGCATGATCTCCTTGGCTGCAGTGATGGTCA from Trueperaceae bacterium encodes the following:
- a CDS encoding ribokinase; amino-acid sequence: MKVVCIGESLIDFKDTGHLNFQGFVGGSPLNVAVATSRLGGSVAFASKVSTDMFGEAIINFMINNEIDTRFVERGDEPTTLAFVSEQDGDAHFKFLGNGTADTCYDPNPLPKFPGTVRFIQYGSISLLSEPMASSVQRLLTINKGQAMTVFDPNIRPALITDRQAYMQQLEVWLSLASLVKVSTQDLNWLYPDENPLAAAKTWLAHGPVAIITTHGPKGATLLRTGYEPIGIAAPEIEVVDTIGAGDTFTAALMVALLEVGLPLKELPKEIWLSSLRFAISAAALNCTRAGANPPNNDEVSQFMNQPRQ